The Desulfuromonas versatilis genome has a segment encoding these proteins:
- the larB gene encoding nickel pincer cofactor biosynthesis protein LarB — protein sequence MNANELKTLLTALSAGEISVAEGLEKLRTLPFEDIGVAMIDHHRELRQGVPEVVLGESKSAGQVFSIVECMAERGRNILVTRLGADKVEPLLTRFPDGEYDPDARTFCLVQKPIEPLGAGKVLVVCAGTSDLPVAREAAVTARMLGNEVDELVDVGVAGIHRLFARADRLREATVVIVVAGMEGALPSVIGGLVSVPVIAVPTSVGYGAAFGGVAALLGMLNSCASGVTVVNIDNGFGAAFAASRINRLGGPKP from the coding sequence ATGAATGCCAACGAGCTGAAAACCCTGCTGACCGCCCTGAGCGCCGGAGAGATTTCCGTCGCCGAGGGGCTGGAAAAGCTGCGCACCCTCCCCTTCGAGGATATCGGCGTGGCGATGATCGACCACCACCGCGAACTGCGCCAGGGGGTCCCCGAGGTGGTGCTGGGCGAAAGCAAGAGCGCCGGGCAGGTCTTTTCCATCGTCGAGTGCATGGCCGAGCGGGGCCGCAACATCCTGGTGACCCGCCTCGGCGCGGATAAGGTCGAGCCGCTGCTCACCCGCTTCCCCGACGGGGAGTACGACCCCGACGCGCGCACCTTCTGCCTGGTGCAGAAGCCCATCGAACCCCTCGGCGCGGGCAAGGTCCTGGTGGTCTGCGCCGGCACCTCGGACCTCCCGGTCGCCCGGGAGGCGGCGGTCACCGCCCGCATGCTCGGCAACGAGGTGGACGAACTGGTCGACGTGGGCGTGGCCGGCATCCACCGCCTGTTCGCCCGGGCCGACCGGCTGCGCGAAGCCACGGTGGTCATCGTGGTGGCCGGCATGGAGGGGGCGCTCCCCTCGGTGATCGGCGGCCTGGTCTCGGTGCCGGTGATCGCCGTGCCCACCTCGGTGGGCTACGGGGCCGCCTTCGGCGGCGTCGCCGCGCTGCTCGGCATGCTCAACTCCTGCGCCAGCGGGGTGACCGTGGTCAACATCGACAACGGCTTCGGCGCCGCCTTCGCCGCCAGCCGCATCAACCGCCTCGGGGGGCCGAAACCTTGA
- the larC gene encoding nickel pincer cofactor biosynthesis protein LarC, whose amino-acid sequence MSILYLDTFSGISGDMFLGLMTDLGVSLEQIEAEVKKLPVQGYRLSCRREQRTGIEGTRVEVACEEQHHHRTWADIDRMLAESPLLPPVRELARRIFRRIGEAEAKVHGVPVEKVHFHEVGAVDSIVDVVGAAAALQLLGVEQVLCSPLPMSRGMIKTAHGIFPLPAPATVEILSGCPVVDGGSDRELVTPTGAAIAAEIAGFGPLPEMTLERVGYGVGGRKLADRPNLLRGLLGRANPGAELETDRVTVLETHLDDANPEWLGALLESLLAAGALDAAFAPLQMKKNRPGVRVTVVAPPAEAPALTRLLLRQSSAIGVRSYETRRFKLRREARTVTTDLGEAEVKLLFEGEKLVRVTAEYESCRALAAKSGLPLPEVYRIVERAADLAFPTTDH is encoded by the coding sequence TTGAGCATCCTGTATCTTGACACTTTTTCCGGCATCTCCGGCGACATGTTCCTCGGGCTGATGACCGATCTGGGCGTATCGCTGGAGCAGATCGAGGCCGAGGTGAAAAAACTCCCGGTCCAGGGCTACCGGCTGTCCTGCCGCCGGGAACAGCGCACCGGCATCGAAGGGACCCGCGTCGAAGTCGCCTGCGAGGAGCAGCACCACCACCGCACCTGGGCCGACATCGACCGCATGCTCGCCGAAAGCCCCCTGCTGCCGCCGGTGCGGGAGCTGGCCCGGCGCATCTTCCGGCGCATCGGCGAGGCCGAGGCCAAGGTGCACGGGGTGCCGGTGGAAAAGGTCCATTTCCACGAGGTCGGCGCCGTCGACTCCATCGTCGACGTGGTCGGCGCTGCCGCCGCCCTGCAGCTGCTGGGGGTCGAGCAGGTGCTCTGCTCGCCCCTGCCCATGTCCCGGGGCATGATCAAGACCGCCCACGGCATCTTCCCCCTGCCCGCCCCGGCAACTGTCGAGATCCTGAGCGGCTGCCCGGTCGTCGACGGCGGCTCGGACCGCGAACTGGTCACCCCGACGGGAGCGGCCATCGCTGCCGAGATCGCCGGCTTCGGACCGCTCCCCGAGATGACCCTGGAGCGGGTCGGCTACGGGGTCGGCGGCCGCAAGCTGGCCGACCGCCCCAACCTGCTGCGTGGCCTGCTGGGCAGGGCGAACCCCGGCGCGGAGCTGGAAACCGACCGGGTCACGGTGCTCGAGACCCATCTCGACGACGCCAACCCCGAATGGCTGGGGGCACTGCTCGAGAGCCTGCTCGCCGCCGGCGCCCTCGACGCGGCCTTCGCGCCGCTGCAGATGAAGAAAAACCGCCCCGGGGTCCGGGTCACGGTGGTGGCGCCGCCGGCCGAAGCCCCGGCCCTGACCCGGCTGCTGCTGCGCCAGAGCAGCGCCATCGGCGTGCGCAGCTACGAGACCCGCCGCTTCAAGCTGCGCCGCGAAGCCCGCACCGTCACCACCGACCTGGGCGAAGCCGAAGTCAAGCTGCTCTTCGAGGGCGAGAAGCTGGTGCGGGTCACCGCCGAGTACGAAAGCTGCCGGGCCCTGGCCGCGAAGAGCGGCCTTCCCCTGCCGGAGGTCTACCGCATCGTCGAACGCGCCGCGGACCTGGCCTTCCCGACCACTGACCACTGA
- a CDS encoding phosphatidylglycerophosphatase A family protein, giving the protein MRRFILFLSSNAGLGYSPFAPGTVGTLAGIPAFFLLAPLPPWLYLTTWLGLLFLSFWAAGEAGKIYGVVDDGRIVIDELVGYLATVAFLPFSWSAALLGFFLFRFFDIVKIPPARWFDQKLKNGYGVVLDDVAAGIYGAIALRLVLYFMD; this is encoded by the coding sequence ATGCGCCGCTTCATCCTGTTTCTCTCCAGCAACGCCGGGCTCGGCTATTCTCCCTTCGCCCCCGGCACCGTAGGCACCCTGGCCGGCATCCCGGCCTTTTTCCTGCTCGCCCCCCTGCCGCCCTGGCTGTACCTGACGACCTGGCTGGGGCTGCTGTTCCTCTCCTTCTGGGCCGCGGGGGAAGCGGGCAAGATCTACGGGGTGGTCGACGACGGGCGCATCGTCATCGACGAGCTGGTGGGCTACCTGGCTACCGTAGCCTTCCTGCCCTTCTCCTGGAGCGCGGCCCTGCTCGGTTTTTTCCTCTTCCGCTTTTTCGACATCGTCAAGATCCCCCCGGCCCGCTGGTTCGACCAGAAGCTGAAAAACGGCTACGGCGTGGTCCTCGACGACGTGGCGGCGGGCATCTACGGCGCGATCGCACTGCGGTTGGTGCTGTATTTCATGGATTGA
- a CDS encoding CinA family nicotinamide mononucleotide deamidase-related protein yields the protein MGDRFAVLTIGDELLNGEIADTNTALIGRILGSCGYLLRDSLTVGDVEPDIEEALLYLASCRDVVIVSGGLGPTEDDLTARAAAGAFGRRLVLNDEALGLIRDHFQGLGLDMHPRNEKQALLPQKIRVLPNARGTAPGFLLQHNGKDLFFLPGVPEEMEAMLQASVLPLLRERGGGSLPMQERVLKVFGLSEPKTEELLSRAGLPEGVQVAFGVDFPLVAVKLRASGKSAEESLDRAELLARRALDEFVVAVGEETLAGNVARMLTNAGLSLAVAESCTGGLICSMLTDIPGASAFLERGAVTYANSAKQQWLQVPAQTLAEQGAVSEATALAMARGIRLAAGTDLGLAVTGIAGPEGGTAAKPVGTVFIALDAEDQPKVKGYRFAGGREKIRRLSAIMALEWLRRFAASRRADI from the coding sequence ATGGGTGATCGATTCGCGGTACTGACCATCGGCGACGAACTGCTCAACGGCGAGATCGCCGACACGAACACGGCGCTGATCGGCCGGATTCTCGGCAGCTGCGGCTACCTGCTGCGGGACTCGCTGACGGTCGGGGACGTGGAGCCCGACATCGAGGAAGCGCTGCTGTACCTGGCCAGTTGCCGTGACGTGGTCATCGTCAGCGGCGGGCTGGGCCCCACCGAGGACGACCTGACCGCAAGGGCCGCCGCCGGCGCCTTCGGCAGGCGCCTGGTCCTGAACGACGAAGCGCTGGGCCTGATTCGCGACCATTTCCAGGGGCTCGGACTGGACATGCACCCCCGCAACGAAAAGCAGGCCCTGCTCCCCCAAAAGATCCGGGTACTGCCCAACGCCCGGGGAACCGCGCCGGGGTTCCTGCTGCAGCATAACGGCAAGGACCTGTTCTTTCTGCCGGGGGTTCCCGAAGAGATGGAAGCCATGCTGCAGGCCTCGGTCCTCCCCCTGCTGCGTGAGCGGGGCGGCGGCTCGCTCCCCATGCAGGAGCGGGTGCTCAAGGTGTTCGGCCTCTCGGAACCCAAAACCGAGGAACTGCTCAGCCGCGCCGGGCTCCCCGAGGGGGTGCAGGTCGCCTTCGGGGTCGACTTTCCCCTGGTGGCGGTGAAGCTGCGGGCTTCGGGCAAGAGCGCCGAGGAGTCGCTTGACCGGGCCGAACTGCTGGCCCGCAGGGCGCTCGACGAGTTCGTCGTCGCCGTGGGCGAAGAAACCCTGGCCGGAAACGTCGCCCGAATGCTGACCAATGCCGGACTGAGCCTGGCGGTGGCCGAATCCTGCACGGGGGGGCTGATCTGCAGCATGCTCACCGACATCCCCGGTGCCTCGGCATTTCTGGAGCGGGGCGCGGTGACCTACGCCAACTCGGCCAAGCAGCAGTGGCTGCAGGTCCCGGCCCAGACCCTGGCCGAGCAGGGCGCGGTCAGCGAGGCCACGGCCCTGGCCATGGCCCGGGGCATTCGCCTCGCCGCCGGTACCGATCTTGGCCTGGCCGTGACCGGCATCGCCGGCCCCGAAGGGGGAACTGCGGCCAAGCCCGTGGGGACCGTGTTCATCGCCCTCGATGCAGAGGACCAGCCCAAGGTCAAGGGATACCGCTTCGCCGGAGGAAGGGAAAAGATCCGCCGGCTGAGCGCGATCATGGCCCTGGAATGGCTGCGGCGCTTTGCCGCCAGCCGGCGGGCGGACATTTGA
- a CDS encoding sensor histidine kinase, translating to MASRRKDYPLRRILALFAAGVALAGCVLFYLHRSERQETIRNLTRQQELIATQAGTSMGQLLQRLQSGLHRLSAHEELLADPRQAAAQLEILAQNYPGSVLKALCLRDQQGNILAEAPPNILSSSGFPVHLLAGTDGPNLPPNPLQVNGEAILVLNQPITRPNQPPLALKALVDLAGLKNAGLASLGLTASPGFLVDHSGIFLEHAEPELVGRLVSEIVSARDNPQLFHALSAMVQGERGTALIRENTPIVARVLGQTGAPRLLTHVPLQISGRSWSLGLTPPREILDTVGGGASLFGSAIFAVLGLITLLTIPLWKVLGENGRLALQSRQLRRENLHLQQALENTERRCQQLLDNAGDAIFYIDPHTGALREINTRTVELLGYTAQEIRALSLSVLFPGSQHRRYLRLVKKVLTHGYGEESSLVFRCKNGRMFTGAVHARLGELGDEQVVHGVLRDMTEFKRIERELRQRNQDLTLVNEIAHRAAGSRELKEMLDIILQEVIRNFTGEGGGVYLVRHEGTDLELVSHQGIDESVLQELRKLAPGEGLAGLVARSGRPRSSVDLQRDNRLRSEAVRAAGWRGFQAVPLVSNEKTVGVLFVFYRAQRFFSREELNLLKAIGNQVGTAVEGAGLFDALQWQNRLTQASNRELELSRQQLRHHLRSLEEANRKLAQVDQMKSNFLTLASHELRTPLTYVLAGAELLESLLGSRLNGEEVRVLEAVRQGGKRLEEIVQDLLEVARVESQDINLSREAVNLPLLIEDISREFEPVFSKRGLSFSVADIPWPLELRGDSQHLGKTFRRLVENAVKFTPEGGHIEIRGALCSSEEIKGREKDLRCFSPVFFQGVPDRPLLQLTVQDTGVGINPEDQIKVFDKFYEVGDISGHFTSRTRFGGKGVGLGLALVRGVVEAHGGMVWVESGNPGPSRGSAFHVLLPLATEPAMVGSRS from the coding sequence ATGGCCAGCCGACGGAAGGACTACCCTCTGCGCAGGATTCTTGCGCTGTTCGCCGCAGGGGTGGCGCTGGCCGGGTGCGTGCTGTTCTACCTCCATCGCAGCGAACGCCAGGAAACCATCCGCAACCTGACCCGCCAGCAGGAGTTGATTGCCACCCAGGCGGGCACGTCCATGGGCCAGCTCCTGCAGCGACTGCAATCCGGCCTGCACCGGCTTTCCGCCCATGAGGAGCTGCTCGCTGATCCACGCCAGGCAGCGGCTCAGCTGGAAATTCTCGCCCAGAACTACCCCGGCAGCGTGCTCAAGGCCCTCTGCCTCAGGGACCAGCAGGGCAACATTCTCGCCGAGGCTCCCCCCAACATTCTGAGTTCGAGCGGTTTCCCGGTCCACCTTCTGGCAGGCACCGACGGCCCAAACCTGCCGCCGAATCCGCTCCAGGTGAACGGCGAAGCGATCCTGGTGCTCAACCAGCCGATCACCCGCCCCAACCAGCCCCCGCTGGCGCTCAAGGCGCTGGTTGACCTCGCGGGGCTGAAAAACGCCGGCCTGGCCAGCCTGGGCCTGACGGCATCCCCGGGCTTTCTGGTGGACCATTCGGGGATCTTCCTGGAGCACGCCGAACCCGAGCTGGTGGGCAGACTGGTCTCGGAGATCGTCTCTGCCCGGGACAACCCCCAGCTGTTCCATGCCCTCTCGGCCATGGTGCAGGGCGAGCGGGGGACGGCCCTGATCCGGGAGAACACGCCCATTGTCGCCCGAGTGCTTGGCCAAACCGGCGCCCCCAGGCTGCTGACCCACGTTCCCCTGCAGATCTCCGGGCGAAGCTGGTCCCTCGGCCTGACTCCGCCCCGGGAGATCCTCGACACCGTCGGCGGCGGCGCCAGCCTGTTCGGATCGGCCATCTTCGCGGTGCTGGGCCTGATCACCCTGTTGACCATTCCCCTGTGGAAGGTGCTCGGCGAAAACGGCCGCCTGGCCCTGCAGAGCCGCCAACTGCGGCGGGAGAACCTGCACCTGCAACAGGCCCTCGAGAACACCGAGCGACGCTGCCAGCAGCTGCTCGACAACGCCGGCGACGCCATTTTCTATATCGACCCGCACACCGGCGCCCTCAGAGAAATCAACACCCGGACCGTGGAACTGCTCGGCTACACCGCCCAGGAGATCCGCGCCCTCTCCCTCTCGGTGCTGTTTCCCGGCTCCCAGCACCGACGCTATTTGAGGCTGGTGAAAAAAGTCCTGACCCATGGCTACGGGGAGGAGAGTTCCCTGGTATTCCGTTGCAAGAACGGCCGCATGTTCACCGGCGCCGTCCATGCCCGGCTCGGCGAACTGGGCGACGAGCAGGTGGTGCACGGCGTGCTGCGCGACATGACCGAATTCAAACGCATCGAGCGGGAACTGCGCCAGCGCAACCAGGACCTCACCCTGGTCAACGAAATCGCCCATCGTGCGGCGGGCAGCCGCGAACTCAAGGAGATGCTCGACATCATCCTGCAGGAGGTGATCCGCAACTTCACCGGGGAAGGCGGGGGGGTCTACCTGGTGCGCCACGAAGGGACCGACCTGGAGCTGGTCTCCCACCAGGGGATCGACGAGTCGGTCCTGCAGGAGCTGCGCAAGCTTGCCCCCGGCGAGGGCCTTGCCGGCCTGGTCGCGCGCAGCGGCCGGCCGCGCTCTTCGGTGGATCTGCAGCGCGACAACCGGCTGCGCAGCGAGGCGGTGCGGGCCGCCGGCTGGCGGGGTTTCCAGGCGGTCCCCCTGGTGAGCAACGAGAAAACCGTCGGCGTGCTGTTCGTCTTCTACCGGGCGCAGCGTTTTTTCAGCCGTGAAGAACTCAACCTGCTCAAGGCCATCGGCAACCAGGTGGGCACCGCGGTGGAGGGGGCGGGGCTCTTCGATGCGCTGCAATGGCAGAACCGGCTGACCCAGGCGAGCAACCGCGAGTTGGAACTCTCCCGGCAGCAGCTGCGCCACCACCTGCGCAGCCTTGAGGAGGCCAACCGCAAGCTGGCCCAGGTCGACCAGATGAAGAGCAACTTCCTGACCCTCGCCTCCCATGAACTGCGCACCCCGCTGACCTATGTGCTGGCGGGGGCCGAGCTGCTCGAATCGCTGCTCGGTTCCCGCCTCAATGGCGAGGAAGTCCGCGTGCTGGAGGCGGTCCGCCAGGGGGGCAAACGTCTCGAGGAGATCGTCCAGGATCTCCTCGAGGTGGCCCGGGTCGAATCCCAGGACATCAACCTGAGCCGGGAAGCGGTCAACCTGCCGCTGCTCATCGAAGACATCAGCAGGGAATTCGAGCCGGTGTTCAGCAAACGCGGGCTCTCCTTCAGCGTTGCCGATATCCCCTGGCCGCTGGAGCTGCGGGGAGACTCCCAGCATCTGGGCAAAACCTTTCGCCGGCTGGTGGAAAACGCGGTCAAGTTCACCCCCGAGGGGGGGCACATCGAAATCCGCGGCGCGCTCTGCAGCTCGGAGGAAATCAAAGGGCGCGAAAAGGACCTGCGCTGCTTCTCTCCGGTTTTTTTCCAGGGGGTCCCCGACCGGCCGCTGCTGCAGCTGACCGTGCAGGACACCGGGGTGGGGATCAATCCGGAGGACCAGATCAAGGTGTTCGACAAGTTCTACGAAGTGGGAGACATCAGCGGGCATTTCACCTCCCGGACGCGCTTCGGCGGCAAGGGGGTCGGCCTCGGCCTGGCCCTGGTCCGCGGAGTCGTCGAGGCCCACGGCGGCATGGTCTGGGTGGAAAGCGGCAATCCCGGCCCCTCGCGTGGCAGCGCTTTCCATGTTCTGCTGCCTCTGGCTACCGAACCGGCCATGGTCGGGTCGCGCAGCTGA
- the thpR gene encoding RNA 2',3'-cyclic phosphodiesterase has product MRMIRSFVAIPLPETLTREAAQLGSKLSGELRGISWVKPEAMHLTLRFFGDIPEESLEKIGKVMLSVGSLHAPFHMEVGGLGAFPSASRARVFWLGIEASSALADLHTALEAGFSDIDMPGDGRPFTPHLTLGRNRGRPLPAREILEKYADFSCGSVTVDRIVLFESRLHPTGARHLPVKTVYLEEPRAE; this is encoded by the coding sequence ATGCGGATGATCCGTTCCTTCGTTGCCATCCCGCTGCCCGAGACCCTCACCCGAGAGGCGGCCCAACTCGGCAGCAAACTGTCCGGCGAGCTCCGTGGAATCAGCTGGGTCAAGCCCGAAGCCATGCACCTCACCCTGCGTTTTTTCGGTGATATTCCCGAAGAATCCCTTGAAAAAATAGGGAAAGTTATGCTATCGGTAGGGAGTTTACACGCCCCCTTCCACATGGAGGTGGGCGGGCTCGGCGCCTTCCCTTCGGCATCCCGGGCCAGGGTCTTCTGGCTGGGGATCGAGGCAAGTTCGGCACTGGCCGATCTTCACACAGCCCTGGAAGCAGGCTTCTCCGACATCGACATGCCCGGGGACGGCCGGCCCTTTACACCCCACCTGACCCTGGGACGCAATCGCGGCCGCCCTTTGCCAGCGCGGGAAATCCTTGAGAAATACGCGGATTTCTCCTGCGGGTCGGTGACCGTCGACCGGATAGTCCTCTTCGAGAGCCGGCTCCACCCCACTGGGGCCAGGCACCTGCCGGTCAAAACCGTTTACTTGGAAGAGCCGCGCGCAGAGTGA
- the recA gene encoding recombinase RecA has translation MADKNRSQAIDLAMSQIEKQFGKGSIMRLGEDSALPNVQAISTGALSLDIALGVGGVPRGRIIEVFGPESSGKTTLALHIVAEAQKKGGIAAFVDAEHALDIHYAKKLGVKTDDLLVSQPDTGEQALEITEVLVRSGAIDVLVVDSVAALTPRAEIEGEMGDSHMGLQARLMSQALRKLTAIISKSNCCVIFINQIRMKIGVMFGNPETTTGGNALKFYASVRMDIRRTASLKQGQDVIGNRTRVKVVKNKVAPPFKEAEFDIMYGEGISRVGDLVDLGVECNVIDKSGAWFSYGSERIGQGRENAKQFLREHAETAGEIEAKVLEHYGLGQPVAAVEGA, from the coding sequence ATGGCGGACAAAAACCGCAGTCAGGCCATTGACCTGGCCATGAGCCAGATTGAAAAACAGTTCGGCAAGGGGAGCATCATGCGCCTCGGCGAGGATTCCGCCCTGCCCAACGTCCAGGCGATTTCCACCGGCGCACTCTCCCTCGACATCGCACTGGGCGTCGGCGGCGTCCCCCGTGGCCGCATCATCGAAGTGTTCGGCCCCGAATCCTCGGGCAAGACCACCCTGGCCCTGCATATCGTGGCCGAGGCGCAGAAGAAGGGGGGTATCGCCGCCTTCGTCGATGCCGAACACGCCCTGGACATCCACTACGCCAAGAAGCTCGGCGTCAAGACCGACGACTTGCTGGTCAGCCAGCCCGACACCGGCGAGCAGGCCCTGGAGATTACCGAGGTGCTGGTGCGCAGCGGCGCCATCGACGTGCTGGTGGTCGACTCGGTGGCCGCGCTGACCCCGCGCGCCGAGATCGAGGGCGAGATGGGCGATTCGCACATGGGCCTGCAGGCCCGGCTCATGTCCCAGGCGCTGCGCAAGCTCACCGCCATCATCAGCAAGAGCAACTGCTGCGTCATCTTCATCAACCAGATCCGCATGAAGATCGGCGTCATGTTCGGCAACCCCGAGACCACCACCGGCGGCAACGCCCTCAAGTTCTACGCCTCGGTGCGCATGGACATCCGCCGCACCGCCTCGCTCAAGCAGGGCCAGGACGTGATCGGCAACCGCACCCGGGTCAAGGTGGTCAAGAACAAGGTCGCTCCGCCCTTCAAGGAGGCCGAGTTCGACATCATGTACGGCGAGGGGATCTCGCGGGTCGGCGACCTGGTCGATCTCGGCGTCGAGTGCAACGTCATCGACAAGAGCGGCGCCTGGTTCTCCTACGGCAGCGAGCGCATCGGCCAGGGGCGCGAGAACGCCAAGCAGTTTCTGCGCGAGCATGCCGAGACGGCGGGGGAAATCGAGGCCAAGGTCCTCGAGCATTACGGTCTCGGCCAGCCGGTTGCGGCCGTCGAGGGCGCTTGA
- a CDS encoding type IV pilus twitching motility protein PilT gives MELNEILAVALKAKASDIHLKAGLPPIYRIDGQLRPHPKAPRLSPDAVRSMAFGIMNERQRSRFEEVHEADLAYGVPGLGRFRVNAFSQRGTVSMVLRTIPFDILGLEELNLPPVLKKIAAENRGLVLVTGATGSGKSTTLAAMIDFINANRSAHIVTIEDPIEYLHRDKKSIINQREVGFDTEGFDVAMKSALRQDPDVILVGEMRDYETIETALTAAETGHLVLSTLHTIDATETVNRIVSTFPPYQQRQIRLQLSAVIRGIISQRLVPRADGKGRVPAIEVMVSTARTRELIDDKEKTKLLREAIQQGYVSYGMQTFDQSLMQLLSKKLITFDEALLQCSNPDDFKLKMSGISSTSDLSWDDFQKEEEAPKTEEEPQIERF, from the coding sequence ATGGAGCTGAATGAAATTCTCGCCGTCGCCCTCAAGGCCAAGGCCTCGGACATCCACCTCAAGGCCGGCCTGCCGCCGATCTACCGCATCGACGGTCAGCTGCGGCCCCACCCCAAGGCGCCGCGGCTCAGCCCCGACGCGGTGCGCAGCATGGCCTTCGGCATCATGAACGAACGCCAGCGCTCGCGCTTCGAGGAGGTTCACGAGGCCGACCTGGCCTACGGCGTGCCGGGGCTGGGGCGCTTTCGCGTCAACGCCTTTTCCCAGCGCGGTACGGTCTCCATGGTCCTGCGCACCATCCCCTTCGACATCCTCGGCCTCGAAGAACTGAACCTGCCGCCGGTGCTGAAAAAGATCGCCGCGGAAAACCGCGGCCTGGTGCTGGTGACCGGCGCCACCGGTTCGGGCAAGTCGACCACCCTGGCGGCGATGATCGATTTCATCAACGCCAACCGCAGCGCCCACATCGTCACCATCGAAGACCCCATCGAATACCTGCACCGCGACAAGAAGAGCATCATCAACCAGCGCGAGGTCGGTTTCGACACCGAGGGCTTCGACGTGGCGATGAAAAGCGCCCTGCGCCAGGACCCCGACGTCATCCTGGTCGGCGAGATGCGCGACTACGAGACCATCGAGACGGCGCTGACCGCCGCCGAGACCGGCCACCTGGTGCTCTCCACCCTGCACACCATCGACGCCACCGAAACCGTCAACCGCATCGTCTCCACCTTCCCCCCCTACCAGCAGAGGCAGATCCGCCTGCAGCTCTCGGCGGTCATCCGCGGGATCATCTCCCAGCGCCTGGTGCCCCGGGCCGACGGCAAGGGGCGGGTGCCGGCCATCGAGGTCATGGTCTCCACCGCGCGCACCCGCGAGCTGATCGACGACAAGGAAAAGACCAAGCTGTTGCGCGAGGCGATCCAGCAGGGGTATGTCTCCTACGGCATGCAGACCTTCGACCAGTCGCTGATGCAGCTGCTGAGCAAGAAGCTGATCACCTTCGACGAAGCACTCCTGCAGTGCTCCAACCCCGACGACTTCAAGCTCAAGATGTCCGGGATCTCCTCCACCTCGGACCTGTCCTGGGACGACTTCCAGAAGGAGGAAGAGGCGCCCAAGACCGAGGAGGAGCCGCAGATCGAACGGTTCTGA
- a CDS encoding regulatory protein RecX, translating to MEGRGGPEPGAKRQDPYATALRLLAARDLSSFELAARLRRRGHADEQIDQVLKRCRELGYLDDRRYAEQRARSLQSSGRAVGRRLVAELKNRGLSDAEAQRAQQAAGEEFAEAQVLRELFERRYPRFSYHQADERERRRVVNYFLRRGFPLALVLSTLQDQDER from the coding sequence ATGGAAGGCAGGGGCGGCCCTGAGCCAGGCGCGAAACGCCAGGATCCCTACGCCACGGCCCTGCGCCTGTTGGCCGCTCGCGACCTGAGCAGCTTTGAACTGGCCGCGCGGCTGCGCCGCAGGGGGCATGCCGACGAGCAGATCGACCAGGTGCTGAAGCGCTGCCGGGAACTGGGCTACCTCGATGACCGCCGCTACGCCGAACAGCGGGCGCGCAGCCTGCAGAGCAGCGGCAGGGCGGTGGGCCGGCGACTGGTGGCCGAACTGAAAAACCGCGGCCTCAGCGATGCCGAGGCCCAGCGGGCCCAGCAGGCCGCCGGGGAGGAATTCGCCGAGGCGCAAGTGCTGCGCGAGCTTTTCGAGCGGCGCTATCCCCGCTTCAGCTACCATCAGGCCGACGAGCGCGAGCGACGCCGGGTGGTGAATTATTTTCTGCGCCGGGGCTTTCCCCTGGCGCTGGTGCTGAGCACCTTACAAGACCAAGACGAGAGGTAG